The following are from one region of the Stigmatella ashevillena genome:
- a CDS encoding PhnD/SsuA/transferrin family substrate-binding protein, with protein sequence MKTSRFLLLGLVLLSAWTPAAWAEKKATLGVFLPTTLTDGQQRFTFAESLAAQLGTVLEAPVAAKSFGRYEDFAKAVTDGLVDFAVVDAWSAVQLGEKATPVAFAALAGETTQRWAIVSQAKGSVKDLQGKRLALTKGAGPSDVKFVSHIVFGGDLDAQKHFKVVSVPNVESALKMLEAKGAEAALVPLSHVPKDARVLFRSTKVPGAVLVNLRDNALEAQLSKLEAVAPFSGFVRVQGREFEDFRKLAQKGPAQRQPVIVESPQLRVDTDALVRAGQLNPVLPSFTSVMDVSSEQPDD encoded by the coding sequence ATGAAAACCTCCCGCTTCCTGTTGCTTGGACTGGTGCTGTTGAGCGCCTGGACTCCCGCCGCGTGGGCCGAGAAGAAGGCCACGCTCGGAGTCTTTCTTCCCACCACCCTGACCGATGGCCAGCAGCGCTTCACCTTCGCCGAGAGCCTGGCGGCGCAGTTGGGCACGGTGCTCGAGGCGCCCGTGGCGGCCAAGAGCTTCGGCCGCTACGAGGACTTCGCCAAGGCCGTCACCGATGGGCTCGTCGACTTCGCGGTGGTGGATGCCTGGTCGGCGGTGCAGCTCGGGGAAAAAGCCACCCCCGTCGCCTTCGCGGCGCTCGCGGGGGAGACGACCCAGCGCTGGGCCATCGTCTCTCAGGCGAAGGGGAGCGTGAAGGATCTCCAAGGCAAGCGGCTGGCCCTCACCAAGGGTGCGGGCCCCTCGGACGTGAAGTTCGTCTCCCACATCGTCTTCGGCGGGGACCTGGATGCCCAGAAGCACTTCAAGGTGGTCTCGGTGCCCAACGTGGAATCGGCGCTGAAGATGCTCGAGGCCAAGGGGGCGGAGGCCGCGCTGGTGCCGCTGTCGCATGTTCCCAAGGACGCGCGCGTGCTCTTCCGCAGCACCAAGGTGCCCGGGGCGGTGCTGGTGAACCTGCGGGACAACGCGCTGGAGGCGCAACTGTCGAAGCTGGAGGCCGTGGCGCCCTTCAGCGGCTTCGTGCGGGTGCAGGGCCGCGAGTTCGAGGACTTCCGCAAGCTTGCCCAGAAGGGGCCCGCGCAGCGCCAGCCGGTGATCGTCGAGTCGCCCCAACTCAGAGTGGACACCGACGCACTGGTGCGCGCAGGCCAGCTCAACCCCGTGCTGCCCTCCTTCACCAGCGTGATGGACGTCTCGTCCGAACAGCCGGATGATTGA
- a CDS encoding tetratricopeptide repeat protein, with protein sequence MSRMSRPPSARRLAAALALVHLFSGPVAFAQYRPPPLTESQLLVKEAETAQVSASAAVTAGNKKEAEEKNRKALQLFEQALTLDPTSAPAAAGLGATANALGDYARVAAKLPEVSASHPEDVSLTFPLGVALFKLRRFQEAVPLLEKVSENNAPEHLIVNYYLGSYYLHGRRGDVAIAKFQRYLAQRPPKLAVNDFQIHELIGQGHLMRKDVAAARAAFQQAQAGRPESVTAQMGLASVLEAEGRDEEALTLVEGLVDRFPQAKEPKERLGRMFLRSGNVAGAEKQALALVKLEGTPAAHLLLGDVRLAQKQPKEAEAEFRKVLELAPGVVAAQIAVGKALQAQGRNEEAIKYLEAALETDGGNLELWASLGSVNRRAGRFQRAVEVHRRLVELAPQQALGHVLLGADHFATGQWDQAIEDYSNALRVEPNHPGAQQWLAQSLAHRARGRADSNRLDDAVRDLRRAYDLERSAAMARRLGAALLEQRAFAQARPVLEQGVTLEGATWREHWLLGYAHLGEGNAEAALRAFVQAEKRTEEPSELADVSVGAALAEVELGRVDDAVERLSEPGPSKAARQLAEANLPLMLLRRALTRLESADVENARKDVELTEKFNLAKQPELAKLALLTKALVQTEQGRFAEATPLLKRALTPTPAWADANTRFLAEAYVLYRKGQVPFARKALAAASKKPSSWQAKWIASLSNSLHRLEGERAYATGNFKLAEKAFKAALAGAQEDAALQHNLACVNYGKRKFPDAVAVWHKLETSVPMASFNLGIEAQRRNDIPEAVESYRRYLASGGPRAATAREWRDRLMALHGLGGAASSEATEATATETLP encoded by the coding sequence ATGAGCCGCATGTCTAGACCTCCCTCGGCGCGCCGCCTTGCCGCGGCGCTTGCCCTCGTCCATCTGTTCTCGGGCCCGGTGGCCTTTGCCCAGTACCGTCCGCCCCCCCTCACCGAGTCCCAGCTCCTGGTGAAGGAGGCGGAGACCGCCCAGGTGTCGGCCAGCGCCGCCGTCACCGCGGGCAACAAGAAGGAGGCGGAGGAGAAGAACCGGAAGGCCCTCCAGCTCTTCGAGCAGGCGTTGACCTTGGATCCCACCTCGGCGCCGGCGGCCGCGGGCCTCGGTGCCACGGCCAATGCCCTGGGGGACTATGCCCGCGTGGCCGCGAAGCTCCCCGAGGTGAGCGCCAGCCACCCCGAGGACGTCTCCCTGACGTTCCCGCTGGGCGTGGCGCTCTTCAAGCTGCGCCGTTTCCAGGAGGCGGTGCCGCTGCTGGAGAAGGTGTCGGAGAACAACGCGCCCGAGCACCTCATCGTCAACTACTACCTGGGCTCCTACTACCTGCATGGCCGGCGCGGGGATGTGGCCATCGCCAAGTTCCAGCGGTACCTGGCGCAGCGCCCCCCGAAGCTGGCGGTCAACGACTTCCAGATTCACGAGCTCATCGGTCAGGGCCACCTGATGCGCAAGGACGTGGCCGCCGCGCGCGCGGCCTTCCAGCAGGCGCAGGCGGGCCGTCCCGAGTCCGTGACCGCGCAGATGGGTCTGGCCTCCGTGCTGGAGGCGGAAGGCCGTGACGAGGAGGCCCTGACGCTGGTCGAGGGGCTCGTGGACCGCTTCCCTCAGGCCAAGGAGCCCAAGGAGCGCCTGGGCCGGATGTTCCTGCGCTCTGGGAACGTGGCGGGCGCGGAGAAGCAGGCCCTGGCCCTGGTGAAGCTGGAAGGCACCCCGGCCGCGCACCTGCTGCTCGGAGACGTGCGGCTCGCGCAGAAGCAGCCGAAGGAGGCCGAGGCCGAGTTCCGCAAGGTGCTGGAGTTGGCGCCGGGCGTGGTGGCCGCCCAGATCGCCGTGGGCAAGGCGCTCCAGGCGCAGGGCCGCAACGAGGAGGCCATCAAGTACCTCGAGGCCGCGCTGGAGACCGACGGGGGCAACCTGGAGCTGTGGGCTTCGCTCGGCTCCGTCAACCGCCGCGCGGGACGCTTCCAGCGCGCGGTGGAAGTCCACCGGCGCCTCGTGGAGCTGGCCCCGCAGCAGGCCCTGGGCCACGTGCTGCTGGGGGCGGACCACTTCGCCACCGGCCAGTGGGATCAGGCCATCGAGGATTACTCCAACGCGCTCCGGGTCGAGCCCAATCACCCGGGGGCGCAGCAGTGGCTGGCCCAGTCGTTGGCGCACCGGGCCCGTGGCCGCGCGGACAGCAACCGGCTGGATGACGCGGTGAGGGATCTGCGCCGGGCGTATGATCTCGAGCGCAGCGCGGCCATGGCCCGCCGGCTGGGCGCGGCGCTGCTGGAGCAGCGGGCCTTCGCGCAGGCCCGCCCGGTGCTGGAGCAGGGCGTGACCTTGGAGGGCGCCACCTGGCGCGAGCACTGGCTGCTGGGCTACGCCCACCTGGGCGAGGGGAACGCCGAGGCCGCGCTGCGCGCCTTCGTTCAGGCCGAGAAGCGCACCGAGGAGCCGTCGGAATTGGCCGATGTGTCCGTGGGCGCGGCGCTCGCGGAGGTGGAGCTGGGCCGCGTGGACGACGCCGTGGAGCGCCTCTCCGAGCCCGGCCCCTCCAAGGCGGCCCGGCAACTGGCCGAGGCCAACCTGCCGCTGATGCTGCTGCGCCGCGCGCTGACCCGCCTGGAGTCGGCGGACGTGGAGAACGCGCGCAAGGACGTCGAGCTGACGGAGAAGTTCAACCTGGCCAAGCAGCCGGAGCTGGCCAAGCTGGCCCTGCTCACCAAGGCCCTCGTCCAGACCGAGCAGGGCCGCTTCGCGGAGGCCACGCCCCTGCTCAAGCGGGCGCTGACGCCGACACCGGCCTGGGCGGATGCCAACACGCGCTTCCTGGCGGAGGCCTACGTCCTCTACCGCAAGGGCCAGGTGCCCTTCGCGCGCAAGGCGCTGGCCGCCGCGTCGAAGAAGCCCTCGTCCTGGCAGGCGAAGTGGATTGCCTCGCTGTCCAACTCGCTCCACCGGCTCGAAGGGGAGCGCGCCTATGCCACGGGGAACTTCAAGCTGGCCGAGAAGGCCTTCAAGGCCGCCCTGGCCGGAGCACAGGAGGACGCTGCGCTACAGCACAACCTCGCGTGCGTGAACTACGGCAAGCGCAAGTTCCCCGACGCCGTGGCCGTGTGGCACAAGCTGGAGACCTCGGTGCCCATGGCCTCGTTCAACCTGGGAATCGAAGCCCAGCGCCGCAATGACATTCCCGAGGCGGTGGAGTCCTACCGCCGCTACCTGGCCTCAGGCGGCCCTCGCGCGGCGACGGCCCGTGAGTGGCGTGATCGCCTGATGGCCCTTCACGGCCTGGGAGGCGCTGCCTCCTCCGAGGCCACCGAGGCCACCGCCACGGAGACCCTTCCATGA
- a CDS encoding SpoIIE family protein phosphatase, whose translation MTGTIVAPLEAGELPDVASIRGMRLDQILLLTTGALVLVIVGLLTALSAVSTTSQFEEASATFTERTQSHARELGQTVSHTLALTSATSLRDNNYAFLTDVARAIISDNRNILRVQMFDADSLLVADSDPEAKLGTASGGRKPERNVQGAVFKNRPVFEFQEPLDYGSQSGKGLIVISYSLDELQRQLQVLKENKDEALRTTVRNALILGLGFVLLASVVAAIQSRRITRPLGVLTRRVMQLAAGDLNARAGQATGAGREVSTLSVVFNHMAERIKVLLEDVRSKAQLEREVSLARTVQETLLPGREAFQMGTMRMAGLVVTADACGGDWWFRAPLDEQRVVIGVGDVTGHGLSTALVATSATSGFASAMTMREPDQLNSQVLISALNITLAHLGRGEYQMSSALAVIDVQTGLIDYAAGGHPAACVYNRLSGQFASLPARGPLLGASVSSQYSSRQAQLRPGDIIVWYTDGLTEARDAAGKLYGTQRLGAAVQTNAQLTAEGLRDAILADVRAFSAGQPQRDDITVVVAEFSTAS comes from the coding sequence ATGACCGGCACCATCGTCGCGCCGCTCGAGGCCGGAGAGCTGCCCGATGTCGCCTCCATCCGGGGGATGCGGCTGGATCAGATCCTCCTGCTGACCACCGGCGCGCTCGTGCTGGTCATCGTCGGCCTGCTGACGGCGCTCTCGGCGGTGTCCACCACGTCCCAATTCGAGGAGGCCTCCGCCACCTTCACGGAGCGGACCCAGAGCCACGCGCGCGAGCTGGGCCAGACGGTGAGCCACACCCTGGCGCTCACCTCCGCCACCTCCCTGCGCGACAACAACTACGCCTTCCTCACCGATGTGGCGCGCGCCATCATCTCGGACAACCGCAACATCCTCCGTGTGCAGATGTTCGACGCGGACAGCCTGCTGGTGGCCGACTCGGACCCGGAGGCGAAGCTGGGCACGGCCTCGGGCGGCCGCAAGCCCGAGCGCAACGTGCAGGGCGCGGTGTTCAAGAACCGGCCCGTGTTCGAGTTCCAGGAGCCCCTCGACTATGGCTCCCAGAGTGGCAAGGGGCTCATCGTCATCAGCTACTCGCTCGATGAGTTGCAGCGGCAACTCCAGGTGCTGAAGGAGAACAAGGACGAGGCGCTGCGGACCACGGTGCGCAACGCCTTGATTCTGGGCCTGGGCTTCGTGCTGCTGGCCAGTGTGGTCGCCGCCATCCAGAGCCGCCGCATCACCCGTCCCCTGGGCGTGTTGACGCGCCGGGTGATGCAGCTGGCCGCCGGTGACCTCAACGCCCGCGCGGGTCAGGCCACGGGGGCCGGCCGCGAGGTGAGCACCCTGAGCGTCGTGTTCAACCACATGGCCGAGCGCATCAAGGTCCTCCTGGAAGATGTTCGCTCCAAGGCGCAGCTGGAGCGCGAGGTGTCGCTGGCGCGCACCGTTCAGGAGACGCTTCTGCCCGGCCGCGAGGCCTTCCAGATGGGCACCATGCGCATGGCGGGCCTCGTCGTCACCGCGGATGCGTGCGGTGGAGACTGGTGGTTCCGCGCCCCCTTGGATGAGCAGCGCGTCGTGATTGGCGTCGGCGATGTCACCGGCCACGGGCTCTCCACGGCGTTGGTGGCCACCAGCGCGACCAGCGGTTTCGCCTCGGCCATGACGATGCGCGAGCCGGATCAGCTCAACTCCCAGGTGCTCATCAGCGCGCTCAACATCACCCTGGCCCACCTGGGCCGCGGCGAGTACCAGATGTCCAGCGCCCTGGCCGTCATCGATGTGCAGACGGGCCTCATCGACTACGCGGCGGGGGGCCACCCGGCCGCGTGCGTCTACAACCGCTTGTCCGGACAGTTCGCCTCGTTGCCGGCACGCGGTCCCCTGTTGGGCGCCTCCGTGTCCTCTCAGTACTCCTCGCGTCAGGCCCAGCTCCGCCCAGGCGATATCATCGTCTGGTACACGGACGGGCTCACCGAGGCGCGGGATGCGGCCGGCAAGCTGTATGGCACCCAGCGCTTGGGTGCCGCCGTTCAGACCAACGCCCAGCTCACCGCCGAAGGCCTGCGCGACGCCATCCTGGCGGACGTGCGCGCCTTCAGCGCGGGTCAACCCCAGCGCGATGACATCACCGTCGTCGTCGCCGAATTCAGCACTGCCTCCTAG
- a CDS encoding thiamine pyrophosphate-dependent dehydrogenase E1 component subunit alpha: protein MSRPRLLNREDASAPLTLDRELLVRIHDLMVKARVLEERLIQMYKQGHGFFWIGGPGEEAFNVPLGMLIKKGQGPEFDYLHAHYRQSATLLALGEEPIGALRQMKNTATDPYSGGRNFAGHFSKKAWNIAPVSSPIEVQYAIAPGTAMAQKRHGGDGITIVTGGDAGTAEGDFASCLIWSSRPANPLPILIIVTNNHWGISTSSEGQHGETHIADRGRAFNIRSKTINGNDPAESYRELKEAMEYVRKERKPFLLEARVSRLYGHSSASGANFVTNEVDCLKEFEARLEGEGTLTRQQMDALRHGYAEELAAAARLVRDEPLPSVDTLWNHVYAEKK, encoded by the coding sequence GTGTCACGACCCCGCCTGCTCAATCGCGAAGATGCGTCCGCCCCGCTCACGCTCGATCGAGAGCTACTCGTCCGGATCCACGACCTGATGGTGAAGGCGCGTGTCCTCGAGGAGCGCCTCATCCAGATGTACAAACAGGGCCATGGGTTCTTCTGGATCGGCGGCCCGGGCGAAGAGGCGTTCAACGTCCCGCTCGGAATGTTGATCAAGAAGGGCCAGGGGCCAGAGTTCGACTACCTGCACGCGCACTACCGGCAGTCGGCCACCCTGCTGGCGCTGGGCGAGGAGCCCATTGGGGCCCTGCGGCAGATGAAGAACACCGCCACGGACCCCTACTCGGGCGGGCGCAACTTCGCAGGCCACTTCTCCAAGAAGGCGTGGAACATCGCCCCGGTCTCCTCCCCCATCGAGGTGCAGTACGCCATCGCCCCGGGGACGGCCATGGCCCAGAAGCGGCACGGCGGCGATGGCATCACCATCGTCACCGGAGGAGACGCCGGCACGGCCGAGGGCGACTTCGCCTCCTGCCTCATCTGGAGCAGCCGCCCCGCCAACCCGCTGCCCATCCTCATCATCGTCACCAACAACCACTGGGGCATCTCCACCTCCTCGGAGGGCCAGCACGGCGAGACGCACATCGCCGACCGCGGACGGGCCTTCAACATCCGCAGCAAGACCATCAACGGCAATGATCCCGCCGAGTCCTACCGGGAGCTGAAGGAGGCGATGGAGTACGTGCGCAAGGAGCGCAAGCCCTTCCTCCTGGAGGCCCGGGTGTCGCGCCTGTATGGCCACTCCTCTGCCTCCGGGGCCAACTTCGTGACCAACGAGGTGGACTGCCTCAAGGAGTTCGAGGCCCGGCTGGAGGGCGAAGGCACCCTCACCCGGCAACAGATGGATGCGCTGCGCCACGGCTACGCCGAGGAGCTCGCCGCCGCGGCGCGCCTGGTCCGGGACGAGCCCCTGCCCAGCGTCGATACCCTCTGGAACCACGTCTACGCGGAGAAGAAATAA
- a CDS encoding alpha-ketoacid dehydrogenase subunit beta, whose translation MANMAQAIRMALHYAEENLGVMDIFGEDVGPPLGGVFTATQGLKNVWNSPLDERGIIGTAIGLAMAGQRPVAEIQFADYIFNTIDLLKLAGNTCWASNGDWNLPMVVKTPVGSGIRGSLYHSHSFDATATHIPGWKIVIPSNPLDAYGLMISACQELNPVMFLEPKALLRVKGEERIPGEPDDDRQLSKMIDAPLGDRSAWKPQWPTLEAYAVPIGQGKVVREGDQMTVVSYGRTLPLCAKAADTLREEGIRAEVIDLRSLWPYDWELIRRSIEKTGRVLFVNEDTEVTNFGEHLVRRTVEELFYKLLAPPRLLAGKFLPGIGLADTLEMASVPQLPDILQALRALASEQP comes from the coding sequence ATGGCCAACATGGCACAGGCCATCCGGATGGCCCTGCACTACGCCGAGGAGAACCTCGGTGTGATGGACATCTTCGGCGAGGACGTGGGGCCTCCGCTGGGCGGCGTCTTCACGGCCACCCAGGGCCTGAAGAACGTCTGGAACAGCCCGCTGGACGAGCGCGGCATCATCGGCACCGCCATTGGCCTGGCCATGGCGGGCCAGCGCCCGGTCGCGGAGATCCAGTTCGCCGACTACATCTTCAACACCATCGACCTGCTGAAGCTCGCCGGGAACACCTGCTGGGCCAGCAACGGCGACTGGAACCTGCCCATGGTGGTGAAGACGCCCGTGGGCAGCGGCATCCGGGGCTCCCTCTACCACTCGCACTCGTTCGACGCGACGGCCACCCACATCCCAGGCTGGAAGATCGTCATCCCCTCCAACCCGCTGGATGCCTACGGGTTGATGATCTCCGCGTGCCAGGAGCTCAACCCCGTCATGTTCCTGGAGCCCAAGGCGCTCTTGCGCGTCAAGGGCGAGGAGCGCATCCCCGGCGAGCCGGACGATGACCGGCAGCTGTCGAAGATGATCGACGCGCCGCTGGGAGACCGCTCGGCCTGGAAGCCGCAGTGGCCCACGCTGGAGGCCTACGCGGTGCCCATCGGCCAGGGCAAGGTGGTGCGCGAGGGAGACCAGATGACGGTGGTCAGCTATGGCCGCACCCTGCCCCTGTGCGCGAAGGCCGCCGACACCCTGCGCGAGGAGGGAATCCGCGCGGAGGTCATCGACCTGCGCTCGCTGTGGCCCTACGACTGGGAGCTCATCCGCCGCTCCATCGAGAAGACGGGGCGCGTGCTGTTCGTGAACGAGGACACCGAGGTGACGAACTTCGGCGAGCACCTCGTGCGCCGCACCGTGGAGGAGCTGTTCTACAAGCTGCTGGCCCCTCCCCGGCTGCTGGCCGGCAAGTTCCTGCCCGGCATCGGCCTGGCCGACACGCTGGAGATGGCCTCCGTGCCGCAGCTGCCGGACATCCTCCAAGCCCTCCGAGCGCTCGCTTCCGAGCAGCCCTGA
- a CDS encoding GNAT family N-acetyltransferase, which yields MPPSTATSPSSSPSPATVPGFRIRRARRGDAEALASLLRELGFPDGSDTQTVHWVTSHPEIEIFVACDAQDRPVGMISLSHRPQLRLKGRIATVDELVVTEAWRRRGVGRALLLHAIERTRVLSVKRLELAARCAQAQGDGLARFYQACGFVEDCVVFHHGGLEGQRP from the coding sequence ATGCCGCCGTCCACCGCCACCAGCCCGAGTTCGTCGCCCTCCCCCGCGACCGTTCCAGGATTCCGCATCCGCCGCGCTCGCCGGGGCGATGCCGAAGCCCTCGCCTCGCTCCTGCGCGAGCTGGGCTTCCCGGATGGTTCGGACACCCAGACGGTCCACTGGGTCACCAGCCACCCGGAGATTGAAATCTTCGTGGCGTGCGATGCCCAGGATCGCCCGGTGGGGATGATCAGCCTGTCCCACCGGCCGCAGCTGCGCCTCAAGGGGCGCATCGCCACGGTGGACGAGCTGGTGGTGACCGAAGCGTGGCGCCGGCGCGGCGTCGGCCGGGCGCTGTTGCTGCACGCCATCGAGCGCACCCGCGTGCTGAGCGTGAAGCGCCTGGAGCTCGCGGCGCGCTGCGCCCAAGCCCAGGGCGATGGCTTGGCGCGCTTCTACCAAGCATGCGGCTTCGTCGAGGACTGCGTGGTGTTCCACCACGGGGGCCTGGAAGGCCAGCGCCCCTAG
- a CDS encoding TIGR02266 family protein, with product MNTDLVDAPDLDDDDFRNRRAEERIPARFEVRFAQTKDAAKALRAYSLNISAGGLCLRTQKAYDVGSPVSVEMLIDGEAFQLQGVVAWVRDEEEAIGVRFTDVSEGDRLRLQRVVQNIKR from the coding sequence ATGAACACCGATCTCGTTGATGCCCCCGACTTGGACGATGACGATTTTCGGAACCGTCGGGCCGAGGAGCGGATCCCCGCGCGGTTCGAGGTCCGGTTCGCTCAGACGAAGGACGCGGCCAAGGCCCTGCGGGCCTACTCCCTGAACATCTCGGCGGGGGGGCTGTGCCTGCGCACGCAGAAGGCCTACGACGTGGGCTCGCCGGTCAGCGTGGAGATGCTCATTGATGGGGAGGCCTTCCAGCTTCAGGGCGTCGTCGCCTGGGTGCGCGACGAGGAAGAGGCCATCGGTGTGCGCTTCACGGACGTGAGCGAAGGCGATCGCCTCCGGCTCCAACGCGTCGTGCAGAACATCAAGCGCTAG
- a CDS encoding SGNH/GDSL hydrolase family protein, which yields MGERSLLGRWVRTWSLLSWGAFVGCGGGAELPPPAADLPPYQGQDVGESALPPEALEVAPALVLHGADAVRPLPPLAPAVSFQPAFYQALRWSYSVSTVTTFRMRLPVDRAGKRLRITFRAGDGSLTLQKVTVARAGSNGALASAPVALTFSGQPGFAVGARTHAVSDPVQFPVNLQDELAVSFEVKGALSVSAIDAFPGSFMRQGSYAETVGAIGGSSWQRAIGVTAVHVEAETARVFVALGDSITEGYIDTYNDTRNAWPSLAGTSLGVPIVNAGVSGQGFYDALQYLDREVLSLPGVTDCVILLGTNDLGAVSDAELQARMTRMFDRLKPHCKLWVSTLLPKEKSNYGSYEAVKASRLVFNGWLRQQTQAELVDLEAVTRSSSNVHLFIDGLDVDGIHPSKQGHQVMAAEVVRALRSKGL from the coding sequence ATGGGCGAACGATCGCTGCTCGGGCGTTGGGTCCGCACATGGAGTCTCCTGAGCTGGGGGGCCTTCGTGGGATGCGGAGGTGGGGCGGAGCTGCCTCCACCAGCCGCCGACCTCCCGCCCTACCAGGGGCAGGATGTGGGCGAGTCCGCGCTTCCTCCAGAAGCCTTGGAGGTGGCCCCTGCCCTCGTGCTGCATGGAGCGGACGCGGTGCGGCCCCTGCCGCCTCTGGCCCCCGCGGTCTCCTTCCAACCCGCCTTCTACCAAGCGCTGCGCTGGTCCTACAGCGTCAGCACCGTGACGACCTTCCGGATGCGGCTCCCCGTGGACCGGGCCGGCAAACGGCTGCGAATCACCTTCCGCGCCGGCGACGGGTCCTTGACGCTCCAGAAGGTCACCGTGGCGCGCGCGGGTTCGAACGGGGCCCTGGCTTCCGCCCCCGTGGCCCTCACCTTCTCGGGCCAACCGGGCTTCGCCGTGGGAGCCAGAACCCATGCCGTATCGGATCCCGTGCAGTTCCCGGTGAACCTGCAGGACGAGCTGGCCGTGTCCTTCGAGGTCAAGGGAGCGCTCTCCGTCTCCGCCATTGACGCCTTCCCCGGAAGCTTCATGCGGCAGGGAAGCTATGCGGAGACCGTCGGCGCCATCGGAGGCTCCTCGTGGCAGCGCGCCATCGGCGTCACCGCGGTCCACGTGGAGGCCGAGACCGCACGGGTCTTCGTGGCGCTCGGGGACAGCATCACCGAAGGCTATATCGACACATATAATGATACGCGCAATGCCTGGCCGTCGCTCGCTGGGACTTCGCTGGGCGTGCCCATCGTCAACGCCGGCGTGTCGGGCCAGGGCTTCTACGATGCGCTGCAATACCTGGATCGAGAGGTGCTCTCGCTTCCGGGCGTCACCGACTGCGTCATCCTCCTGGGAACCAACGATCTGGGGGCGGTGTCGGACGCGGAGTTGCAAGCGCGGATGACCCGGATGTTCGACCGGCTCAAGCCCCACTGCAAGCTCTGGGTCAGCACCCTGCTGCCCAAGGAGAAGAGCAACTACGGTAGCTACGAAGCGGTGAAGGCCAGCCGACTCGTGTTCAACGGCTGGCTCCGCCAGCAGACCCAGGCCGAGCTCGTCGATCTGGAGGCCGTGACACGCTCCTCCTCGAACGTGCACCTGTTTATCGACGGGCTCGATGTGGACGGCATCCACCCCAGCAAGCAAGGCCATCAGGTGATGGCCGCCGAGGTGGTCCGCGCGCTGCGCTCGAAGGGGCTGTGA